Proteins found in one Phoenix dactylifera cultivar Barhee BC4 unplaced genomic scaffold, palm_55x_up_171113_PBpolish2nd_filt_p 001419F, whole genome shotgun sequence genomic segment:
- the LOC120108600 gene encoding zinc finger BED domain-containing protein DAYSLEEPER-like — MTRQMYQKFEKYWSDHSLILAMAVILDPRYKFQFVDYCYKKLNGYGSTESMHIRDCMFSLFNQYMLGSSKTPTASTSTHGDVETGTSSETSEAFRKADAFKDFDTFERFDFVTTAQKSQLELYLDEPRVDRMSNLDILDFWKTKQSHYPQLSLMAHDILTIPISTVASESAFSIGGRVLDKYRSALKPDIAEALICTRDWVFEKKDVEEAELDEIVEDVINSSSYNETQSTQCSANVESNS; from the exons ATGACACGgcagatgtatcaaaaatttgaAAAGTATTGGTCGGATCATAGCTTAATCTTGGCCATGGCAGTTATTTTGGATCCTCGGTACAAATTTCAGTTTGTGGATTACTGTTataagaagttgaatgggtatGGTTCTACTGAGAGCATGCACATCCGTGATTGTATGTTTTCTCTCTTTAATCAGTATATGCTTGGTTCTTCTAAAACTCCAACTGCCAGCACATCAACTCATGGAGATGTAGAGACTGGTACTTCTTCTGAAACTTCCGAAGCATTTAGAAAAGCAGATGCTTTTAag GATTTTGATACATttgaaagatttgattttgtgactaCTGCACAGAAGTCTCAATTGGAATTATATTTGGATGAGCCTAGAGTTGATAGGATGTCCAATTTGGATATCCTTGATTTTTGGAAAACCAAACAGTCTCATTATCCTCAACTTTCTCTTATGGCACATGATATTTTAACTATTCCAATATCTACGGTCGCCTCTGAATCTGCTTTTAGTATCGGTGGGCGAGTACTTGATAAGTATCGTAGTGCTCTTAAACCGGATATTGCTGAGGCCTTGATTTGTACTCGAGATTGGGTGTTTGAAAAGAAAG ATGTTGAGGAGGCCGAGTTAGATGAGATTGTAGAAGATGTCATaaactcaagttcctacaatgaAACTCAATCAACTCAATGCTCGGCCAATGTTGAATCCAATTCGTAG